The sequence ATAGATAGGATATTTTTAGCACATGATATGGAGGCTATGACTGCAATTTAGAGATACAGGAGACGGAATTACTCCCACGTTGGAGTGAATTTGCAGACTGCTCCAACGGAGGGAGTTTTATTGCCGTAAAAACGGGATGAAAAAGAGTTTGAAAAACTGGTTTCCCGCTCGGTGGCGGGAATAAAAGAGGAGAGAACTAACACCTTTTACCAAGTAGCAGTCAAAAGAGTAACGAGGCGGCAAGGAGAAAGCGACACCTCCCCTCATAGGGGAATCCCCTTTTTAGGGGAGACGTCAAGGAGCTTTCGACGAAGCCAACAAAGTTAATCGAATGAATGCAACTTGGTATTTAAGGAGCTTCGCAGTATTGGGAACACAGTACAAGTCATTAAAAGCAGAGGATATAGAATTTATAAAATCACAAAAAGTGTTTTTTGCGGCCTCTTGCAGCGGCAAAGAGGTAAATCTTTCGCCAAAGGGGTATGATTGCCTTAGAGTCTTAGATTCCAACACTTTGCTATATATGGATTATCCCGGAAGCGGAGACAGAACAGCAAGGGATATAAAAAATGACGGACAGTTAACCTTGATGTTTATCTCTTTTACAGAGAGGGCAAAAATCCTCAGACTATTTTGTAAGGGTGAGTTAATAGAAAAAAGCAGCAACGTGTTTTCAGAGGCCGCCGGTAATTTTAGTGAAACCATCCACGGTGCCGTCAGAAGATTTATTAGGTATTCTATATATGCGGTGGAGTCAACTTGTGGAATGTCTGTGCCGTTTATGCACTATGAGGGTGAAAGGGACGGCCTTAGAGACTGGGCTGTCAAAAAATCAATAGATAACACAATAGATAAGTATATAAAGGATCACGAGGTGCCTCCAAAATTATGATTTTGCCGAAATGTTTGTATGGAACAAGGAGAGACATAACCGCTCTCTTTTGGACACTTTCATTTTGCTAAGAACCGGACATTTTCACTTTGCTACTATATTATAAAATTTTTCTGTTGACTAAAAAAAATAAATATGTTACACTTGCACTTAATAAAGGTGAAATTGTTGTCGGAGTGTTTTTATTTGTCTTCCGAAATAAGCGCTGAGTGT is a genomic window of Nitrospirae bacterium YQR-1 containing:
- a CDS encoding pyridoxamine 5'-phosphate oxidase family protein, with product MGTQYKSLKAEDIEFIKSQKVFFAASCSGKEVNLSPKGYDCLRVLDSNTLLYMDYPGSGDRTARDIKNDGQLTLMFISFTERAKILRLFCKGELIEKSSNVFSEAAGNFSETIHGAVRRFIRYSIYAVESTCGMSVPFMHYEGERDGLRDWAVKKSIDNTIDKYIKDHEVPPKL